The following DNA comes from Puniceibacterium sp. IMCC21224.
CCCTTGTCCGGACGCATGTCCATGTGCCGCGCCTCGGCGGTGTCGATTTGGACTGAAGCAGTACACCCTACGTTGTCGGCCCATAGCTGCCGCTCGGCGAGCTGTCCGGCGCTGGAGCGCAGCTGCACTAGAACGGTCATTTGCATAGGCGGCAGAATTTTCAATGGGTAAGCATCAGCAGACTGGGATAAAATGCCATTTCGCTGCGGTTAATCGACCGACTTGGCTTTACTCTCAACTCAAATAGCAAAGTGCCCGATGGGTTGCACCGGGCACTTCTTTGTTAACGCAGCTCGAGATTACTTGGCAGCAAGGATGTCGAAATTGCGGACGTTTGCCACCACACCATCGTCCCATCCGCCCGAGACCAATTCCGAAGCCCTTTCATTCAGTAGCCCGGCGACCTGTCCGGCAAAATGCGCTTCGCGGCCAGCATCGTCGGCAAAGATGTCGAAGATGGCAAAGTTGTTCTCGTCAATTTGCAGCGCCGCCCAGAACAATGTCATGGGTTCGGTATCTGCGACGATGGGGCCGGCGGCGGTCAGCAAGGCTGCCAATTCGCGGCCTTTCCCCGGCGCAGCTTCAAGCTTGATGTAAGTTGCGGTCGTTGCCGTGGTGAGATCAACCGGCGCCTTGACCGACAGGACATCGGAGTTGTTGATATTCGCGACAACACCTTCGTCCCATCCTCCGTCGACCAGTGTGTCGGCGTTTTGGTTCAAAGCCGCAGCAACCGCTCCTGAGAAGTGAGCGTTCCGTGCCTCTTCATCTGCAAAGATGTCAAAGATTGCGAGCGTATCGTTGGCTTGCAGAGCAAACCAAAGGACGGTGCCCGGCTCTGTGTCCCGCACGATAGGTGCGGCACCCGCCAGAAACTCCGCGAAAGCTTCGGACTGGCCTTCGGCGGCGGGCATGGCGATGTAGCTGGCGGTATGATTTTCCATTGGATTGTCCTGTGCAGTTGCAGAAGTTGCGATCAGAGCCAGTGCGGCGAGTGTCTGAAGAATTTGCGATTTCATGGTCGGCCCCTGCTTTGAAGTGCATCGTGTTTGGTTTCGATGCACTCTTGTCCCATGCCGGATGCGGTGGACTCCAATTCCGAAATGCTATTCTTTGATAGACATGGACTATCGAACTTGTTTTGATGGCGCGGCCGGAGATGTGACGGAGAATGCGGCGATGGAAATGAACCAGATCAGATACTTTCTCGCTGTCTGCGAGCACCGAAACTTCACCCACGCGGCCAGTGCCTCCAATGTCTCCCAACCTTCCTTGACGACTGCGGTCAAGAAACTTGAAGACGAACTTGGAGGTGACCTGTTTGTCAGAGACCGTGCAGGCTGCAGGCTGACCGCGCTGGGAAAACTCGTGCAGCCAAGATTGCAGAAAATATACGACGAGACGCGACAGGCGAAGGCCGAGGCAGTCCGTCATATGCGGTTGGAGCGAGTTCCTATCACTGTCGGTGTCGGCGAAACGATTGGCCACAGCAGAATTTCGGCAGCTATGGAGCGTATGCGCAAGCGCGTGCCGCAAGCCGAAATCGAATTGATCGTTGCGTCATCCCACGAGCTTCTTTCCGGGTTGCGAGATGGTGACTTTGACGTTGTCGTCACCGCGGACAAGGTCAGTGAAGACCTCTATCGTATAGACATTCTCTATGAAGAGGACTACAAGGTCGTGGTGTCAAAGTCGCATCCATTGTCTGAACTAAATACAATTTCTCTTTCGACGCTTGCTCAAACTGACATGCTTGACAGACTGAATTGCGAAATGCGGGATACTTTACATGGAACCTGCGCAGATCAAGGTTACGACCTCTACGCGGCCTATCGGTCAAATCGCGTGGATTGGTTAATCGAACTTGCCCGGCAGGGTTCGGGTGCGGTGATCCTACCAGCCACCGCTATTCCATCAGACATGGGCCTGGTGTCGAAACCCATCGATGGCCTTGAAATAACACGAACTGTTTTGGCCGTTCGATATCGGCACCAAACGACGAGATCAGAAACAAACGATCTGATCCGTGAGATTATGCGCACGCCAGCATAACGACGCCGGTTATCGACCCGGGCGCATCGTGTATCATTCTGCAATTAGGGCTCAAACGATGCTTTCGTGCCATCAGGCTCGACTTACGAGTGGTTCTGAAAATGGGGGCAGGTCAAACTGGCGCTGACGCTGAGACAATAATTGTCGCAATCATGTCTCAGACAGTATGCTTTCGCACTCGCAGTGAATGTCCGCTTTCCGCCGATGCTGTTGAAAAAGTCTTTGTTGCAGCGCGGCAAGTCCTTTGATTCACTTGATTATGAGGAGATTGGAGGATTTCGTCATGATGGGCACCCAAACGGCACCGGCACAGTTGTTCTATGACTTCGATCTGGAGCGTCATGTTCCTTCCGGTCATATGCTTCGCGAGATCGACCGTTTCCTCGACGTGGATGAGATGCGGGAGGCCGTGCGCCCGTTCTATAGCCACATGGGGCGTCCTTCGATTGATCCAGAGCTGATTATACGGATGCTGGTCATCGGTTACGTCATGGGCATCCGGTCGGAACGTCGCCTCTGCGACGAGGTCCATCTGAACCTCGCCTATCGGTGGTTCTGTCGGCTGGGCCTGGAGGGCAAGGTCCCGGATCACTCGACGTTCTCGCGGTATCGCCATGGCAAGTTTCGCGACAGCAATCTGCTGCGACAGATCTTCGAGGCCACGGTCGAGCGGTGCCTGAGGGAGGACCTGGTGTCCGGCGAGGGCTTTGCCGTGGATGCCAGCCTGATCTCCGCTGACGCCAACAAGGCCCGGTCAATCGCAGCTGAGGACTGGAGCCCTGAGGTCGCGCGCGAGGCTGGGAACCGGGCAGCGCGGGAATACCTGGAGACACTCGACGATGCCGCCTTCGGGGCCGCGTCGCCGGTCCAGCCGAAGTTCGTGGCGAAGTCCGATCCGGCTGCGCAATGGACCCGCGCCGAGGAAAGCCGCCCGTATTTTGCCTATGCCACCAACTACCTGATCGACACCAAGAGTTCGGTGATCATGGATGTCGAAGCCACGAGAGCGATCCGTCAGGCTGAGGTCGGAGCCTCGCGGATCATGCTGGACAGGACGGAGAAGCGGTTCGGCATTCGACCGGATTGGCTGGCGGCCGACACGGCATATGGCAACGCCGAGAACCTTGGCTGGCTGGTCGAACAGCGCAGCATCATCCCCTTCATCCCTGTCATCGATAAATCAGAGCGGACCGATGGCACCTGGTCCAGATCCGACTTCGAATGGGACGAGGCGAATGATCAATACATCTGCCCCGAGGGTCACGCCCTCAAACAGTATCGCCGGAACTACTCCGATCCGAACCGGGGTCAGGACACCGGCGGGCGGAAGAAATATCGTGCCTTGAAGGCGACATGTCAGGCCTGTCCATCCAAGGAAATCTGCTGCCCGAAAGCGGAGGCCCGATACGTCACCCGCGAACCCCACGAGGAAGCACGCGAGTTCGCCCGCGAATGCCGCAAAACCAAGGCTCACAAGGTATCCCGCGACAAGCGTAAGAAGGTGGAGATGCTCTTCGCACACTTGAAGCGCATCCTCGGCTTGAACCGCCTACGCCTGCGTGGCCCCAATGGCGCCAAGGACGAGTTCCTCCTCGCTGCCATCGCCCAGAACCTCCGAAAACTCGCGAAGCTGCGGCCTCACTGCGCCAACTCGGAGGCTGCGGCATGATCTGAGCGGCCAGATAATCGCCACAAGGCGGCGCGACGGGCGATTGCCCGAACCAAACGGCGACACCCGAGGCTGAGGGCAGCCAAAAACCCGTTCTCAGGCCGACTTTTTCAACAAAATCCGCCGATCACGTCGAATGCCTGGACAAGCAATCCCTATAGTCGGCAGCGTAGTCCCTGCACATCAACCGTGGCCAGAGCCTTGCGGCCTCCCCTGCTCGGCTTCGCGTGTCGCAGGGGAGAACGGCCCTTCGGTCCGTCGCGCATTCGGCCATGCGGCCTCACCGCGGCGTCGCGCCTGGCATCCCGGTTTGCCCGCCTGGCGAGCACGTCCCTCCCCGGCCGCTCCGCCGGATTGCGCTCTGGTCTGTTTTGGCCCGAGGCCAAAACGATCCCGCCGCTCCATCCGTCTTCCGCGTCCGGTCGGGCCGTTTGCCTGCTCGGGTCGGGCAAACCTACCGTCAAAACACACACACATGAGTGCGGAAGCATATCCTCCGGATGGCCCCCAAATCAGCCCGCGTCAAGGATCGCAAAACTTTTCGGCGAGGGCGCCGCTCGTGGTGCGGCGCGGTCCCGTGCGTGAGGGCGCGCGTGTCTCGGGTGTTGCGCGCGGAAAACTTTTGCGCCCGGCAAGCCGGCGGCTGCGCCGTCCCTGACCCGGGCAGATTCGGAAACCAGACATTCGGCCATGCCCCCACACTCACGTGGTGGCTCTATAACCGAACACTGGAGACCAGACATGGCTTACGACACCGCAAACACCTACGAGACCATCGAACTTTTCGGGCTGACCGAGAGGGACGCGCAGCTCCCGATCCCGGAGGATCACGTCCTGACCGACCACATCATCCGCGAGAGCTTCGAGGCTTTGCTCGGTCAGCTGCGCGGGACCGGGCTTGAAGCCGAAATCGAACCGCTGGCCCATGGGCTCGCGACGATACTGCAGCGGCGCAAGGTGGCGCTTGGCAAGGAGGTCGACCGCACCGCCGACAAGATCGGCGCGCTGGCAAAATCCCACGACGGATCGGAGATCGCCGAGACCGCGCTCGAAGAGGCGCAGGCGCGCTTTCTGCAGCTGCGCGAGATTGTGAGCGCCATCGAGGTGATGAGCGAGGCAGCGGCGGAATGCTACGAGATCGAGACGGGCCACGCCTTCATTCCGGCAGCCGGGTCGCGCGCAAGCGTCCGGGCGCAGGAGACCGGGGCGGTCTTCGAGGCGCGGCAGCTCCTCGAGCAGCACGACCGTGAAACCGCCGAGAAGTCGAAAGTCGAGGGGGTGCCCCTGATCGTCTCGGGCGCCACCGACTGGACCGATGTCGATGTGATCTTCAACACGCTCGACAAGGTTCGCGAACGGATCAAACAGAACCGCAATCAGGAGATCTTCCTCTGCCACAAGGGTGGCAAGCACGGGGCGGAGATGATTGCGGCTCGGTGGGCCCGGGCACGGGGTGTCGCGCAGGCGCGCTTCGATCCGCGCTGGTCCGCGCATGGGCGGGCGGCGCCGTTCAAGTGCAACGACGAAATGCTGGACGACAAGTTCGCGGCGACGGGGGTTGTACTCTTCGGCGGCAACGGGGTCGCGCTGAACCTCGGGCAGAAGGCGGAAGCGAAAGGTCTGACGGTCATGCGGGTTGCTGACCCGGCGAAGACGGCGTCGCAGGATTGAAGAGAGGGGGTCGCGCTTGGCGCGGCCCTTTCGTTATGTCTCATGGTGCGTGCGATCGGTCACGCGTGATCGGCAGTCTGCGGCGTCCAGTACCGTTATCCCTCTACCCGGTCCGTCAGAGTGCGGTCCATCCGCATCGGTATGGGCTCGGGATGGTGCGCACCTCACGCACATCATTAACAGCACAAGACGCGAGAGATCGAGACGTCGCACTTGAGGCTGAAGAGCTGCACGTCCCTCGGGGCGTGTTTCGGAACATCGCATCCACGCGGGCGGGCTCCGTCAGCACCCCGGCCAGGCTCGGCGGGACGCGGACGCGGATGGTGGCGGCTGCGTGATGGCAAGGGTCATCCGGATCACTCCTTTTTGCTCATAGATGTGGATCGCACGGGGTCGGCCCAATCGTGCCCTGCGCTCACGCTTCAGCAAGCACAAATACGGCTTCCACAGCTAGCCGCGGACCCTCCGCATTTGGGCTTGCGACCGGGCCTCTTGCCCCGTGCCGGGTGATCCCCATCGCAACAAGGAGTAACCCAAATGACCAACCACTACGTCGCCACCGTCCCCGTCAAGTTCACCGATACCGATGGCCAGGAGCGCACCCGTTTTCAGCGCGTAGGTGCGATGTTCCGCAACACCCGCAACGGGGATGGATCGGAGTTCTTCAGCCTCAAGCTCGACTTTCCCGTCGCGGTCTCGGAGCTGGTGATGTTCCCACCGAGCGCGAAAGATCCCCAGGACTAAATCCTCTGACGAGGATGGGCCGCCCCAGGATGATCTTGGGGCGGCCCGATCCCTGTTCCAAGGATGCCGGTCCCTGCGCGTTCAACGGACGCACTCCGCCCGGAATGATCAGGCCGCGACAGACCGGCCAGTCAGCCTCAAGGGGGCCATCCACAAAAACCTATCGGCCAGGGCCTCCCGGTTTTTGCGGCAGAGATTTGGCAAGCCAAATCTGGCCCTCCTTGACCCTGCCTGTCCGCCCAGTCGGAGGGGTTCGCGCCCGCCCGCGGTTCCGTCCGAACACATGCGTGTTCGGCCAGACCCTCGGGCGGTGCTGGGGAAGGGGACCTCCGAAGCTGGAGGCTGTGCTGGTGGTGAGGGGGCAGGCCCGCGTCCCTGCGGGCCGCGGGGGAAGCGGACACCAAGGCTGCCTGAAACCGAATGCGACGTAAGTATATAATTGACAGTTAGGTATATTATCGTAAGGTAGGGGCAGCCTTGGTGGAAGGTGGCAGGAAATAGGGGGTCTTTCTTCGCATGTCGCGCTCAAAACGTCTCACAGATGCGGACCGCATGGAGATCGTTCGCAAAGCTGCGGAAGGCGTTTCCACGTCTGTGCTGGCGGAACGGTTTGGCGTGTCGGTGCGGGCGATCCAGTACACGCTCAAAGCCGATGCCGAGCGCCAGACGGATGCCGCGATCCCGGTCTCAGCGGTCAGTGTGAAGGTCACGGCTGCGGAGCTTGAGGCACTCGACGAGGTGTTGGCGAAGGCGGGGATCGAGAGCCGGGCCGAGGGGCTGCGGCGGCTCATTCAGGCGGCAGGAGGGGTGTTCGTTCCGGACGCGCAGACGGCAGCAGAGATGGCGCGCTACCGCGCCTCGCTGCACGAGGTCGGCAATGGGGTCGCGCAGATCGCCAAACAGATGACGCAGGCCAACCGGCGGGGGCTGGGGGCCGTGGGGGGCACGAGTGCCGAGTTCACCGAATTGCGCCTTGCGCAGATGCGCGGGCTGGCGCGGTTCATTCTGGATTCCGCGGACGAGATCGATCTGCTTCTGCGCCGCCGTCGAGAGGCAATGCAGCTGCAGGCCACGGCCGCGCTGAGGGAGTTTGCCCATGCGGCTGAATGACGCCGTCCATGCCGTCACGGGCGAGGTCTTCCGGGATGGCTGGAGCCGCGTCCGGGGCTCGATGCAAGGGCTGCACGTGGCCAAGCAGACCCAGCTTACCCGCGCGGCAGCAGGGCACCGGCCGGCGGTCTTCAAGGCGATCCGGGGTGGGGGTACGCATACCAAATCGCAGCTTGCAAACCAGCTCGATTACCTCACCACCAAGTCCACCCATATCGTGGACAGTAGCGGTTTTCTGGATGGCAAGGCTAAGCTTGAGGCGGGCGACATCAAGGACCTGACAGAGCGCTTTGCCAAGCGGTGGGATGCGGGCTTCAAACCCAAGCTGGGCCAGACCACCCACATGCTCATGTCCTTCCCCATCGGCACGCGGGGCGAGGATGTGCGCGACATCGCGACGGACGTGGCCGAGCGGTTCTTCCAGACCGACGAAGGGCATTTCGACTACATCATCGCGGTGCATGAGGACCGCGATCACCCCCATGCGCATCTGGTGCTGAACCGCCGCTCGCAAGAAGGCGAGTTCTTCTTTCTGGGGCGCAACCACCGCTTCAACTATGACGACTTCCGCCTCGCCATGGTCGAGGAGGCGGAAAAGTACGGTGTGCGTCTGGAAGCCACGCGGCGGGTGGATCGCGGCGTCGTGCATTACCCAGCCCGCACAAGCGAGGTTTATGCCGCGAAAGACGAGGGTCGCGCGCCCCGCGAGCGCGAACGCTTGGGGGCCGACCTGACTCGGACGCTGGCGGAGATCGCCAACACCAGAACCGTCTACCATTCGCTTGCTGCAGAGGCCTCCCGGGAGGCCCGGGAAGACATCGCCGCGGCACTCTTCCGCGCGGGCGAGGTGCTGGCGCGCGGCGGGCAGGTGGACCGAACAGGAGATGTGTATATGGCCGAGGATCAAAGCTTCGAGGATCTGAGAAGCCTCTATGCGGAGAAGCTCGCACGGGTGCAGGGCATGATCGCCGAGAAGTCCGACGCGGAACGTCCCGTGCTGGAAAAACGCCTCATCGAGATCCAGACGCAGGTCCAGCACATGCAGCCTCTCGGTTTGCGATCATCCACGCTGTCAGAGACCCCCTCGGAGGGCGGGATCTATTCCGAGGCCAATATCGACGCCAGCCAGCGCGAGCGACTGGCCGAGCCCGACCTGAGATCGCGCATTGGCGCGGCACTACACGGCACCGGGATCAGCACATCGGAAGTGGTGGCCCGGATCGAGACGGGCGCCTCAAATGCAGCGCTCGAGCATCAATGGATCGCCAATGATCTCTCCAAAGTGGCCGAAGCGCGGGATCTCAACCTCGAGCGCCGCGCCGATCTGGAACAGGCGCGCGACATTCTCAACGATGTGCATGTCGCGCTTGGTACGCTTTTGGAACGGGAGAACGTGCTGCGCCGGGATGGCGTCATGGAAGCGGAACCGGTCAGCGAGCATTTCCATTATAATGAGGGCGCGGTGCGGGCGATGGAAGGGACAATCCGTCAGGAGATGCGCGCAGACGGCCTGACAGCGCAGCAGATCGAGGACCGGGACTGGGAGGTTGTCTCACGGGCGGAGCGCCGGATCGAGACGGAGCAGCGCGCATATCTCGAGGCACACCCAGATCTGCTCGCACGCCCTGGCGATGTGATCGACCGGTCTGAGCCCTACAGGGAGACCATCACCGATGCGGCCCGCGCCAGCGAGATCACCAGCGAGGTCGACCGCATCATGGAGGGACGCGACCTCCGCACGCCCGTTGCGGATGCAGTCACGGATGACTTGCGAGCGCGCTATCCGGACATGCCGTCCCATCTCGCCCGTGGGCTCGGTGCAACCTATGCAGCCGTCGTCGAGATACGGGACACAGAGGCCATCAATCAGGTTCGCCGCGAAAACGAGATGCGCGACGGGCTCGGGGTTGGCACCCGCGACGACATCCTCGCAACCCGCGATGAAACTGCGCCGCAGTCTGTCCGTGTTGACCGCCTTGCAGACGAGATTGCGCGTGTCCTGGACCATGAGCGGGCGGGGGAGTTGTCCGCGCCCTTCGAGACCGAGGCGGAG
Coding sequences within:
- a CDS encoding putative quinol monooxygenase, encoding MKSQILQTLAALALIATSATAQDNPMENHTASYIAMPAAEGQSEAFAEFLAGAAPIVRDTEPGTVLWFALQANDTLAIFDIFADEEARNAHFSGAVAAALNQNADTLVDGGWDEGVVANINNSDVLSVKAPVDLTTATTATYIKLEAAPGKGRELAALLTAAGPIVADTEPMTLFWAALQIDENNFAIFDIFADDAGREAHFAGQVAGLLNERASELVSGGWDDGVVANVRNFDILAAK
- a CDS encoding LysR family transcriptional regulator, coding for MDYRTCFDGAAGDVTENAAMEMNQIRYFLAVCEHRNFTHAASASNVSQPSLTTAVKKLEDELGGDLFVRDRAGCRLTALGKLVQPRLQKIYDETRQAKAEAVRHMRLERVPITVGVGETIGHSRISAAMERMRKRVPQAEIELIVASSHELLSGLRDGDFDVVVTADKVSEDLYRIDILYEEDYKVVVSKSHPLSELNTISLSTLAQTDMLDRLNCEMRDTLHGTCADQGYDLYAAYRSNRVDWLIELARQGSGAVILPATAIPSDMGLVSKPIDGLEITRTVLAVRYRHQTTRSETNDLIREIMRTPA
- a CDS encoding IS1182 family transposase — translated: MMGTQTAPAQLFYDFDLERHVPSGHMLREIDRFLDVDEMREAVRPFYSHMGRPSIDPELIIRMLVIGYVMGIRSERRLCDEVHLNLAYRWFCRLGLEGKVPDHSTFSRYRHGKFRDSNLLRQIFEATVERCLREDLVSGEGFAVDASLISADANKARSIAAEDWSPEVAREAGNRAAREYLETLDDAAFGAASPVQPKFVAKSDPAAQWTRAEESRPYFAYATNYLIDTKSSVIMDVEATRAIRQAEVGASRIMLDRTEKRFGIRPDWLAADTAYGNAENLGWLVEQRSIIPFIPVIDKSERTDGTWSRSDFEWDEANDQYICPEGHALKQYRRNYSDPNRGQDTGGRKKYRALKATCQACPSKEICCPKAEARYVTREPHEEAREFARECRKTKAHKVSRDKRKKVEMLFAHLKRILGLNRLRLRGPNGAKDEFLLAAIAQNLRKLAKLRPHCANSEAAA
- a CDS encoding DUF2493 domain-containing protein, producing the protein MAYDTANTYETIELFGLTERDAQLPIPEDHVLTDHIIRESFEALLGQLRGTGLEAEIEPLAHGLATILQRRKVALGKEVDRTADKIGALAKSHDGSEIAETALEEAQARFLQLREIVSAIEVMSEAAAECYEIETGHAFIPAAGSRASVRAQETGAVFEARQLLEQHDRETAEKSKVEGVPLIVSGATDWTDVDVIFNTLDKVRERIKQNRNQEIFLCHKGGKHGAEMIAARWARARGVAQARFDPRWSAHGRAAPFKCNDEMLDDKFAATGVVLFGGNGVALNLGQKAEAKGLTVMRVADPAKTASQD
- a CDS encoding helix-turn-helix domain-containing protein, with the translated sequence MSRSKRLTDADRMEIVRKAAEGVSTSVLAERFGVSVRAIQYTLKADAERQTDAAIPVSAVSVKVTAAELEALDEVLAKAGIESRAEGLRRLIQAAGGVFVPDAQTAAEMARYRASLHEVGNGVAQIAKQMTQANRRGLGAVGGTSAEFTELRLAQMRGLARFILDSADEIDLLLRRRREAMQLQATAALREFAHAAE
- a CDS encoding relaxase/mobilization nuclease domain-containing protein, whose product is MRLNDAVHAVTGEVFRDGWSRVRGSMQGLHVAKQTQLTRAAAGHRPAVFKAIRGGGTHTKSQLANQLDYLTTKSTHIVDSSGFLDGKAKLEAGDIKDLTERFAKRWDAGFKPKLGQTTHMLMSFPIGTRGEDVRDIATDVAERFFQTDEGHFDYIIAVHEDRDHPHAHLVLNRRSQEGEFFFLGRNHRFNYDDFRLAMVEEAEKYGVRLEATRRVDRGVVHYPARTSEVYAAKDEGRAPRERERLGADLTRTLAEIANTRTVYHSLAAEASREAREDIAAALFRAGEVLARGGQVDRTGDVYMAEDQSFEDLRSLYAEKLARVQGMIAEKSDAERPVLEKRLIEIQTQVQHMQPLGLRSSTLSETPSEGGIYSEANIDASQRERLAEPDLRSRIGAALHGTGISTSEVVARIETGASNAALEHQWIANDLSKVAEARDLNLERRADLEQARDILNDVHVALGTLLERENVLRRDGVMEAEPVSEHFHYNEGAVRAMEGTIRQEMRADGLTAQQIEDRDWEVVSRAERRIETEQRAYLEAHPDLLARPGDVIDRSEPYRETITDAARASEITSEVDRIMEGRDLRTPVADAVTDDLRARYPDMPSHLARGLGATYAAVVEIRDTEAINQVRRENEMRDGLGVGTRDDILATRDETAPQSVRVDRLADEIARVLDHERAGELSAPFETEAERDAFRDEIARVLDVRQLDRLTSGDADALEKVLEDRLDRLYVAKVYLQSDAATANTEALRQVVDDLADAEYEKHRATDVDGETERGQVH